A section of the Maylandia zebra isolate NMK-2024a linkage group LG8, Mzebra_GT3a, whole genome shotgun sequence genome encodes:
- the timm23a gene encoding mitochondrial import inner membrane translocase subunit Tim23, producing the protein MDNNSQGSGGVKAGLGSLFGGGAPQYSNTELAGVPLTGMSPLSPYLNVDPRFLVQDTDEFILPTGANKTRGRFELAFFTIGGSCMTGATFGALNGLRMGLKETRDMAWSKPRNVQILNMVTRQGASWANTLGSIALLYSAFGVAIEKARGAEDDINTVAAGTLTGMLFKSGGGLKGVARGGLVGLALSGAYALYNNWDHLTGSPSSRLY; encoded by the exons ATGGATAACAACTCACAAGGATCAGGGGGTGTTAAAGCAGGCCTGGGGAGTCTTTTTGGAGGGGGTGCACCTCAATACTCCAACACAGAGCTCGCAGGTGTCCCAC TGACTGGAATGAGCCCATTGTCCCCTTATCTGAACGTGGACCCACGTTTTCTGGTTCAG GACACAGATGAATTCATCTTACCTACAGGGGCCAATAAGACAAGAGGAAGATTTGAATTGGCTTTCTTTACCATCGGAGGCTCCTGCATGACTG GGGCGACATTTGGGGCTTTAAATGGCCTTAGAATGGGCTTGAAGGAGACCAGAGACATGGCATGGTCCAAACCACGTAACGTACA GATTCTCAACATGGTGACAAGGCAGGGCGCTTCATGGGCCAACACTCTGGGCTCTATTG CCTTGCTGTATAGTGCTTTTGGTGTTGCAATAGAGAAAGccagaggagcagaagacgatATCAACACAGTGGCTGCTGGGACATTAACGGGGATGCTCTTTAAATCCGGCG gtGGATTAAAGGGCGTAGCCCGTGGAGGTCTGGTCGGTTTAGCCTTGTCTGGTGCTTACGCTCTCTACAACAACTGGGACCATCTCACCGGCTCTCCTTCATCGAGGCTGTACTAA
- the zgc:112285 gene encoding elastase-1 has translation MAVPGPPLLLLLSLLLPLLLSKASLPAAAYTLTSEQQPQHKILHLDWPKDCGMAHFKPNMAERIVSGNEARPHSWPWQVSLQVRPRGSKQYIHVCGGTLIHKTWVLTAAHCFQKGKAEDAGSWRIVLGKHQLKRSETAERIIPVKRIYRHENFRYPTHSELDYDIALVKSATDIVPSNFIRYACLPRKQTSLKPGHYCWVTGWGDTRGGKENVSLAEALNQARLPIIDFKTCRQKKFWGDRVRDSMICAGFRDTEEPPAACQGDSGGPLLCQLDRDRWEVHGVVSFGPIGCTVENKPSVFTRTVAYIPWIEATRIRDFFLH, from the exons ATGGCTGTACCAGGACCtcctctgcttctgctgctgtctCTGTTGCTGCCGCTGCTGTTGAGCAAGGCGTCCCTGCCTGCAGCTGCATACACACTCACCTCTGAACAACAGCCACAGCATAAAATCCTTCACCTGG ACTGGCCTAAGGATTGTGGTATGGCCCACTTCAAGCCCAACATGGCTGAAAGGATTGTGTCTGGGAATGAGGCCAGGCCTCACTCTTGGCCCTGGCAGGTTTCTTTGCAG GTTCGGCCTAGAGGAAGTAAACAGTACATTCATGTCTGTGGAGGCACTCTCATCCACAAGACCTGGGTCCTTACTGCTGCTCATTGCTTCCAAAA GGGTAAAGCTGAGGATGCTGGGAGCTGGAGGATTGTCCTGGGGAAGCACCAGCTGAAGCGTTCAGAGACTGCAGAGAGGATTATCCCGGTGAAGAGGATCTACCGGCACGAGAACTTCCGCTATCCCACTCACAGCGAGCTGGACTACGACATTGCCCTGGTTAAGTCTGCCACAGATATCGTCCCCTCAAACTTCATCCGCTACGCCTGCCTGCCGCGCAAGCAGACCAGCCTCAAACCAGGACACTACTGCTGGGTGACCGGCTGGGGAGACACCCGGG GTGGGAAGGAGAACGTGTCTCTGGCAGAAGCTCTGAATCAAGCCCGTCTACCAATCATTGATTTCAAAACCTGTCGGCAGAAGAAATTCTGGGGAGACCGCGTCCGAGACTCCATGATCTGCGCCGGGTTCAGAGACACCGAGGAACCACCAGCTGCATGCCAG GGTGACTCTGGCGGTCCTCTGCTGTGCCAGCTGGACCGGGACCGCTGGGAGGTGCACGGCGTGGTGAGTTTCGGCCCCATCGGTTGCACTGTGGAGAACAAACCCAGCGTCTTCACCCGCACCGTCGCCTACATCCCCTGGATCGAGGCAACGCGCATCAGGGACTTCTTCCTGCACTGA